CCAAAGCGGGAGGAGTTGTCATTGCGGTTCGTCTTGGCATTACCGAAAGCCTCCAGCACGGGATTGCTCTTGAGCAGCTTATCCTTGACGCCCTCCACGGTGGTCTGATGGCCGGAACAGGCGGCAATATACTGCAGCACCTTCTTGGAGGCCTCCGTCTTGCCGGAGCCACTCTCGCCCGAAATGAGCACGCACTGGCCGCGATTCTCCTCGATCAGCGAGCGGAACGCGTTGTCCGTCACGGCAAAGCTAAAGATGGAGCCAACTATTAGAAAACATACAGAGAGAGATCGGAAGATTTCGGACTTACATATGCGGTGGCATCTCATAGAAGTGTTTATTGCGATACTCCTTGATGTGGGCATCGGAGTAGATGGGCAGCTGCTTGTAGGGATTCACCGAGATCAGCACCTGGCCAATGTAGGTCTGTAATGAAGATTGACAGATTTAGTTTAATAGGAATAATGCAAGCTGTGGGCAAGAGGAATGCATGAAAGGCCTTACACAGATCCAGCATCCGGTCTAAAAATTGTGTACAATATTTTAGAGCAATGGATGCGTGGAAAGAGACAAGAaatagagacagagacagagacagaaatTGAGATTGAAATTGTGACAGACAGAAAACAGAGCTGGGAAAATCAAAAGAATATTGTGCACTTACATAGATGAGGTTCTCCTGAAAACGCTTCTTCAGATTGCCAATGAATGCATCCTCGCTTTCGTAGTTCTCGAGCAGCACGAAATCCTGTACGCCCGCACGATCGCGTTCGTGCAAACCCGTCTCCATGTTGGGTAAAGGTTTAAAGCTATATATACGTGGAGAAAAGTCACGACCACAAGATCAGttaagttttatttcattttatttctagTATCGATAAGCATATGTAAATTTCTGTAGAAACATTTCAAGTACACACACAATCGACCCTCGCGCCAGTTTCCAGCTAAACAACTTGAGGGCTTTAATCGTCAGGTATTGGCTCGTTCGGTAAAAACCGATTGTAAAAACCTCTTAACCAATTGAtaagattttttttatgtgtagAGAATTTATGGCTTTTCAAACCATAAGGAAACCATACTAAAATCAGAagtagatacatatatatatatatatcgatagatCCAGAATTGGGCATATAAGAAGCATGCATTATGCATGAAAGAAACCCGCACGTTATAATTAATGAAAGCATTCGCGATGTTTATTAATAGATATGAACGTTGGGCAGGTGCAATTCGCATTCTCTGCTTATCGATGTCATATATCATATCACTGGAAATGCCTGGGTTATTGGGAACACTCTCTCATATCGTAGCCAACAAATCCAAAGGCGTCGATTACGCAATGacattattatattgtttgcCAATGTCGGATTATGCGGAGTATAAATTGAATTAGTTGCAGGATAGCTGCGGGCGGAAATTGTTAAACAAAGTCCAATATTGATGGCATGATGTAAGCACTTgaaagttttcatttttattcagACAAAACACATTAGAACAAGGGCCAATTATTGGCCCAGATAACGCTATACCTGGCCATTGTGTTTGCTTATGATTTATCCTTGTTGATTGACTTAACACTGATCGCTATCAGTTTTCGCACATACTATTCTGCACATCAACGACTGCGTTGGCAAACTAACACGATCCGGAGTTGGCAATAGCGTTTTAACCatcaatataaaattgttggcTGTTGGCCCGGTTGTTTGCCAGTTATCAGCTTTGGGTTAGGCTGCACGGAGAGCACTTCCCAAGAGCCGCAATGGCCCAATCGGCCGCGATTAGATAGTGCGTTAGGTCTCCGCTCGCATTCACGCAAATGCCGCCTGTACCTGGCCCGTATATGCCATATACACGATATACACTATATATACAGACGATGCGCCGACAGATGACTCAGAATAAGACAGAATGATGAGTTCTAATCAAACGCGCTCGCTTTGTGataatatgtttaaaaataagCTTTAGTTTCTATTCACTGTGATCCCCATACGCCGGAGTTCTACGTGTTACTGGCAAATTTCTGTTACGATCTGTGCTAAATTTTTCAAGAACTCTGAACCCCACAGCAAGTCATTAGTtttgttgccagttgcagCTTTAGGCGCCATCCGAGAATTGCAGCTCGGCATTCGGTCCATTTAGTATCGCTCTCTTATCAGCTATTGAGTGCACACATACTTATGCCCTTCCAGAGGGTCTTATAGCTGTGTCATTGAATGTGTAACACATGCGAGACGATAGCTGCAACCTTGAGACAAAGGAGAATCTCTGTCCTTAAAGCTATCTTCTGTTGCAGGCAGTATAATATCGTGAAAGTGAATgaatcggactactatattatatatagaaattaatGATATCTTTATCTATTTCTGATCAAGAGCTGCAGTATATCCTTTTCAAAGTCCGTAAGTCCGTTAGTCTAAAAGGGTATTCAGTGTTCGGCCTGCACTTCATTCTTATTGTGTTCTACATTCGATTTGTTCAATGCCGCTTTTGTTTCGCAGAGAAATTAGTTGAAAAATGTGACGAAGCGGTTTGCACTTGTTACTAATTACACAATGTGCCCGAGGTGCGACAGATATTCCATATTCAATGTTCCATATTCCCTAACCATGCCCTCATCCATGTCTACGTCCAAGTCCATGCCCATGCACAACtgcagcaataaaaatgatCTATTTGtcacatattttgtttgctgcacGTAATTGTCGTAGCTCCGATAAAAGACAGTATACagaaattcatatatattcatataattcAGTTTTGCAACCTTTTTTATGAAGATTTTAACAAAAATCTAGCACAAATCGTACTTGTAATTTTAGACTGTTTTAAGCCCAAAATTAAGTACAAGGAACTTTATTCTGCTATGTGCAGAAAAATCTAAGAAGCAAGATGGCATAACCAGACCTGGTTTTTTTCTGCTGAAGAACTCGCACTCGAAATATCACAAAGTACCTCATGATTCTACTGCAAAGTCTCGTAATTCTAAATATTATCATTTCAATTATTGCTTGATTCTTGCAAATTGTGTAGCTGCCTAAAGTTATGCCGCACTTTTGCCTTGGAGTTTTTGAAGTCATTGACACTCGTTTGGGttttatatgttttctttACTTGGGCCGGGTAACACCTTAATGTGCACAATTCTTTCAACACCCGAGAGCTCCTTACGCAAATGGTGTCAAGAACTTTGGACTGGTTTGTGCTGTGCTTTACAAAGCTGGCCCATTAATCTGGTATTGACCTCAGTGGGAAAACTAAGCGGCGGGGGGGTCAAAATGATGATAGACAAATGTTGAAACTGCCCAAAACCAGTCAAGAAACTGAGCTGAAAGGGTCCAAACGAGAATCGACAAATGACGTAATATCTCAAGCGACACCCAGACACGATTATCGGCTATTGaactctttctctctgccCAATGCTCGGAGCTGAGATCGTCACCGATCGCCCAGCAGAGATTACTAAATGCATTCAGCTCCAAATTGGCTGGACACAAAAGACATCTAAGAATATTCAACAATTCTTATGCAAATTAAGCACTGATCTTATTAGCCACGAATGCTTAAGAACAATCCAGAGGTAGCTCGCCTCGCCACAACGAAGATGTAATACCCTTAGAAATAGATTTCTGATAAACAGATaaatattccatttttttcgaccgatttTCCCTATAGAACTTAattatatagtgatccgatcagGCCAACTTCAACTCAGCTATgaatacatattaatataatgCATATATTAAGTTGGAATCCTTCCTGATGGAATTAAACCGGCGACCGACGTTTAGCCAACTAACCCACACAGGCTCTACAACTTATGATACCCTACGAGAAACAGACGAAAGAAAGCAGCTGGTGACAATTGGTGTGTAGCTTCAAATTGGGGTCTGCTCGATgggaaaatggaaatggatgCATCGAATATTCTAATGAGAAAACCGTTAGCATAGAAAAGCGATAAAAGATGCACTTTGCAGCTGCCGCAGGTTCACGGAGTGCCTATATAAAGGTCGTCCGGCTGCATTTGCAGCATATTCATGAACCGACCATGGAACACAGAGCATCAATACTCTGGATAGGTGAGTATGAGGCGCAGACTGGACGCGGTGGCTGTCATCAATTTGTTGAACTCTTGCGCAACTCCTTTGCAGTGCTGCTCTCGTTGCTGAGCCGAGCGCTCACCTACCAGGAGAAGGCGTCGCCAAGCCAGGCTCAGGCGCGTGGCGAGAACCTGCAGCAGACACAGCAGCAGGTCCTGGGTGGCagaggcagtggcagcggcagcgttggcgttggcgttgatACGGAAACGGTGGGATCGACACGTAACATCGAAGATCATCTGTTGACATCGATGGGTAAGGCTGGCTTCAAACACTTTGTGGGCTCCAGCTCGACGACTACAGCCAAACCGCCAGTACAACATCAACACCATTACTATTATACTTCAGAGGGCAGCGAGCATCCTCGCCAGCATGGGCCAGTATTACCGCCAGGAGTTTATCCGTGGCCCGGTTATCCTCAAGTACCACCGCAGCGTCCCTGGGCGCCGCCATATAATCCTTGGCCCTATGGCTGGGGTCACTGGGGTGGTGGTGgaggtggtggtggtggcggtggcggtggtggtggtggaggtggtggtggtggttaTCCTGGCTATCCCGGCAATCCTGGCTATCCTGGCTATCCCGGCAATCCTGGCAATCCTGGTTATCCCGGCTATCCTGGCTATCCTGGTCCTGGTTCCGGTGGTCCTGGCTATCCTGGTTATCCATATCCCGGCTATCCACGCTATCCCCACTATCCTGGCTATCCCCATTATCCTGGTTACCCGGGTTATCCTGGCTACCCTGGCTATCCAGGCTATCCATGGTATCGCTCCACGGAAAACGAAGAACTCGACGAGAACGCAGTGCAGCCAGAGCTCGCACAACGCTCCATTCCCGGCAGCTATCAGGCACGTGTCTTGGCCTCCACGAGCAACCTCGTCGCTGGCAAGTCCAACAACAATGTTTGGCCGCTCTATCACCTGCTCAATGTGGCCCGGGTCTAGCCCAAGTCCATCTAAACGACCGAGAACTTGaacgcaaataaaaataatttgatacattccaaaatattttctcaTTCTAAGCTCGAATACATTGGTGTAAGCGAAGACATTGAAATCTGCCAGTTATATAGAATAACAAAGCAAGATTCCGGCGTGTTTATTCAACAATTCCCAAGGGTTAGCCACAAAGTTCTTGTCGGCATCTCgaaaatatgcataataaCAAATCGATATGGCCGAGCCGGCATGTGCTGCGGCCTTCCAGCGTCAATGGCCCCCACTTGGCGATCATTGAATCGCTTCGCTCCACTCCGCTCCGCTCCGCCCCGCACTGCCACGCACTGCTCTGCTCTGGATGATCATTAAGTTTTCGGCTCTCGAATTAAAAAACCGAAACGCCTTCATTCAACCGCGAGCCGGCGATGAATGCAAAAAAGACGGGATACAATCTCGAGCTGCTGACTCATATTTGTCCAGTGATCGGCGCGACTGACGCATACGAGTTTTGgatcaaatacaaaaaaaaaaaaactgatttcAAACATATTTTGCCAGCTATTCAACTGGCTGGTGACTGATCTTTCACGCAAATTCAATGGCGAAAAAAAGCTGTTTAAGAAATGAAATGTACAACCGTTTCGcatttacctttttttttttacggcCCAGACGTTTTGTCTTTATACACGAATATAGGCGAGTAATCCGATTCgcaatgtatttttattttcgtacTCTTTACAAACTTCCACAAAAAAAACCCTTAGTTGACACTTTGGCACTTGGCGTCTCGCCGTTTCGGTAATCGTGAGCCCCGGGCAGCACACGTTCTCGCTCGACCGACCGCCGTTTCAACAATGGATCGCCAGTTCTTGAAGTCAAAAAGTGtcgaaaaaataatatattgtaATGGCTGGAAGTGCTGTGCAGCTGTGTGTATTATATTGCCTGTGCCTGGGGCAATCAAAACTTATGATAGCtgcgggtttttttttttttattgatcaGTAAGACACTTTGAAAAtattagtttagtttttactACAGTTCTGGTTTTCCAAATCTATTAttccaatatattttttttttaatttaatggaTCTCACTTTCGGTTTTAATTGCGGAGTTGCAAAGATAAGCTGTCAAGTGGAGTAAGACACGTTTTTTCTATAGGGTATACGATTTGTCGCGCTGACCTCGATCACGAACACGTTCGTATCTGTTGGCACAGCTTAAGGCCTGACTCATTATGTTATACAGGCCCCATGCACTATCTTATCAGATGTTTGCTCGAGTAAAAGAAAACCCAAAGCCGTAAAATGCAATTTCTCAAGTACTTTGATTAAGCAAAGAATGGTACATACAAAATGCGGCGGAACAGGCTTtcaaatatgcattttataCGTGCAAGGCACCCTGTATGAAAAGCCTATCCTCTCTTCATATTAAAGAACGATCTAAGCTGTGTGGcgtaatttgtaatttgatttgaataaacaaagaaatttaCAATGGTGCAGAGGACCCTGTacattattttgtatatactaGGCACTCTGTATGAGTAGCACCTTCTCAAGAAAAAGAAGCTACCTCGCTATAAAAGAACAATCAAAGCTGTTAGGATGATTTGAATAAACAAAGAATTTCACAATAGTGCATAAGACCCTGTACATACAAAATGCTGCGAACCAGCCTTTTATATGTGAAAGGCACCctgtatgaaaaaatcattctctataaaaagaataatcaAAGCTATTAGAAGCAGCTTTTCGAGTGCATTGAATAAACAAAGAATATTACAATTACGCAGAGGACcctgtatgtatatgtgcgtgGCACCCTGTAGAAAAGGCACCATTCCGAACCAAAGAGACCTTCTCGTTATCAAGAACATTTTAGTGGAAGTTGCCAATAGATAATGCAGCGTTTTGTCGATAAGTGGACGCTTAACTTGCTGTTTCGACCATAAAATAGCAAATTTGTAGCtcataataaacacaaatcgACATCTGATAAATCGAAGACACCtaccaccccccccccccccttccccccCCGCACAGATACAGACACGCAAACACAGGTGAGTGGCGCACATGACAAGGCTCGTTAATAATAAAGTCCCTGTGCGGCATTATCGCAATTAACCAAACTAAAATGCGTGCAATTTTGAGGGCTCGCTTTAAAAGACAGCTTCTGTTGCTTTATTTGTgacttcttttttgtttttgttatggGCCTTGCTCATTGTTCAGATATCTATGCAAGCATTACATCATTTCCATTAGAAGCGCTGGCCACAAACTGACTTCGGCTTCTGTGCTTCGCTCGGCTCAAGGTGAAGCTCCATGGAACCAAAAGGGGggagcatatacatatgtgtgtgtgtctttgtgtgtgcACAACTGTGCtggcatatataatatttggcAAACAATGGAAAGAGGAGGGACGGATGGAGTCGGGGGCAGTACTTGACTAACCAGACGATCGCTTTGGACTGAAGCTAAGCGGCTTAGCGTCTTGTTGCCACaaaaaagacacacacaattgAAAAATGGGTCAAATCAATAGACgccattgaaattgaaattgaaatgaaattcgaTACATTTTCAATTGGGCGCTGATAACAAGAGCAGGGCGGGGCACAAACATGCCCATACGTAATTACATTATTATGTATGTTAGATTACAAATGACTTGTTtagatacaaatatatatacgagtatatatatataaatattatatatatatacatatatcttaaATAAATGACTCACTGGCCGCTGATAAACACAGCGCCTAAACGATAATTGACATTTTAACTAACGCTTTGTTTTGGAATGAAAGAACGCATTAAGAAACAAGTCTCTGGCTCTTACAGGTTCTGAGATACTtgcggacagacggacatgtctagatcgacttggctattgttGCTGATCAGGAAACTATATTagtttatggggtcggagttgGGTTCCGGGTATAAAAATCGAACTTAAAGTAGGAATATATGCTGGTCAAGGTTTCTATGATAAACATTAACAACAAGTCAGGTGCATCTGACTAACAAATGGGAGAAGTGAACGCTTCCTCAGCATCAATTTCAGGTATCAAGCTGCCGAGCAGACACAGGGCAGCATCTATAAAGGAGCATAATCATTTGACCCATATGAAGCCAGATAATTTCTAGCATATcttgtcatatatatatattatgcatgtatatatctgTTGAGTTGACCCGCTTTGTTGGTGTTTGTTCCTGCTGTAAAAACTAAGCAAACAATATTAAACAAAGCGGACAAAGAGAGGCGCAACCACAGCGGAAAGCGTGGATGGGTGCAAAAGGAAGTGTCCAGGAAGCGAAGCAGTCGCCTAAAAGCAAATGCAGAGATAGTTTGCGCCCGAGGTTAAGGTGTTGCGGCCACCAAGCAACAAACCAAGAAACTACCACCACGAGCAGCAGCCGTCGGCACATGGCCGTAAATGCCGCTTTATTAGAGgcacataaacataaaccAGATTTGTGCCTGTTGTCGTTTAGTGTCCAAGTTCAAATTGTGCAAAGGAAAGAAAGTCGTGCTGCCAGCGAGAGACAGACGGATCGCGACCTGGGCAAACCGGCAGAACAGCTTTTTGCTGCGATCTTTTTTGTGTGTTGGTGTCTTCTTCACAGCTTGCCGCACATTTGTTAGACTCAGGATAACCCAAAAAAAGAGCCCGTTTCAGGCATTCACATATGCAAAAATTGTAGCTCCGATTAGTTTGACGGCCGCTCGCTCAATCATGTTGCAGCCGCGCACATCCGTAATGGCTAATTAGCTGCGGCGGCAACTGTCGCCGATAAGAAGTTGGGCAGTCAATAAATATGTGGGCACgtttataataaatgaaaGCAAGTACATAATTTCACTCACAGTCTGTTTGAATTTCTTTTTCGATCGTTTACCGTTAGCTTGACCCGCCgctgtcagcagcagcagagcagcagcagcgacactcaaaaaattataaaacaatcGAATAGACACTTGTTGCTTCTATGGCCGCGACACTTGTTATGTGCtagatatttttttgtttggctttggcaCGCGCTTAGCATTTAGATTGACatacagccaaaaaaaaagttcttgAATAATTTATACCTTGTTTATAAGCAAAGCCCGACGGCGACAGCAAACGCACCTTGCAAAAGTTAAAACCTAACTGAATCGCGGCGCTCGTTTGCCGCCACATTTCGCATAGCTCAccgggcaacaacaacaaacgcgcTGAGCGATAGCGATGTGCATTTGTGCTTATTAATCGTGTATCGCTTATCGATTATTTagtgatttatttaaatgcgacAACTCCGGCTAAATAAAAAGTGATCAAAGCAAGGCACTTGAACGATATGGCACCATTAACatatgaaattttaaaatgtgcCCGTTAAACTATTTAATCGTTACTTGAACATGTGCACCTATTGTTATTcacttttattgtttattcaccaaatttaattatatgtaaCAATATGCTAAAAACTTTTACTAAAGCTACAAAACACAATAAGTTTCCAGTTGATTTAATCCCTGAAAAAAAACTGtggtttatattttctttttaacttATAATCCAAGGCAAATGCGAAATGTGTTTTAGAAATTGTCGAAAATAATATCTGCACTCAACAACGCTTAGATGAAATGATTAGATCAGACTAAAGCCCTGAGTTTGCTGTATGGCTTGCAGCAGCTTATACTTAAGTCGTTCCTTGGTCTTATATCGTGGCAGGTCTAGCAGATTGAAGCACGTGTGTGCAACGGGCAGGAAACGTTCATCGGGTGTGGGTTGTATTACGATCTAAACGGAAAGGTTAGAGGGCAATAATTGTAATgctttaaacaaataatttaccTTGATGGCCTTCATGCCCTGTATGGGAATCCGATCACTGCCCGTCAAATAGAGCAGGAACTTTTTCTTCTCCGCAAGGGACAGTTCGTGGAACACTTCCCAAAACCATTTGACCtaagacaaaaagaaaattacaTTCACTTCACACGATGTTTTCTTGGCTGATAGAATTACCGTTTCATCACCGGACATATAGCCCTCCTTGTATTCGCAATTATCCTCCAGCGCCTGCCAATCATATTCCTCATTGCCAACCACAACAGCCATCAGCTCCTCGGGCTGAAAGATCTGCAGAACACGGCCAGAGCAAACTTTCATGAAACCCTCGTGAAAGGCGCGATAATGCAGCTCTACGGATTTGTTGAATATGAAATCTACATAGAGATTGACAAACTCCTTCCTGAAAGCATCATATGATAAGGAATAGAAGGCACAATGTAATTAACATGGAAATTACCTGTTTTCCAGCGTTACAGCAATACTGCTTCCATTGGGTTTCAGTTCTTGGGTCTCAGCTTCGCCGTAGATGTCGCGTGATATCTCAAAAGTCAAATCAAATGTTTCCTTAAAGTCATCCCCATCATAGTCCAGCAGTGCTTGCATCGAATTGGCCTCCGTCGGCGACATCTCGCGCAGATCGCTAAGATCGACGGGTTTCTTTAGCAATTTCTTATACAGCGCCAACGGAAAGGGCAAATTGATGATTGTGAAATTGTATATTGCCAGGCCGCAGAGCACGCCAATTAGGAAATACATGTTCTCCGTCTCGAAGGTGACATCTGCAAACCACATGACACGCGAATCTTCAAATTCCTTGAACATGCCGTACTTGGGATCGATCAGGTCTTTGAGCAACAGCATAAAGAACTCCTTTCGCACGCCGCCCGCATCTTCCGCCTCCTCGCCATGAAACTTGATTTTCAGCGGCTTCTTGAGATCACTTTGGCTATACCGCTGCAGCTCACGCAGCGAATCCTGCACAAGGTTCTCTCGCGTAACATTTAAAACAATGTACTGAGAGACGTGTCCATAGTTGAGCAGATTGTAAAATGCCTGTAATTGGACGATGAGCGTTAATAGAAATGAATAGCTGTATATGAGTTAGCCACGCACATTGGAGATTGCGTTTGACATGGCCGAGTGCATTTGTAGCGCCTGATCCGCTTGAAGCAGGGCCGTTTTGGCGGACGCATCGAACAGGAATGGGAAATTGCATATGTTGAATTCGGCTGCCGTTTCAGGCATTATCCAGCGAAGGTACTCCTGCTGCACATCCACATAGTCCGACAGATCTGGCCAGTGGAACAGCTGATAGTTGAGCCGTTCGTCGCGGTTGTCGTTGACGCGACACAGATTCTCCAGCAGTCGCAGCACCGCTTCCAGATCTCTATTGTAGGGTAGCAGCTAATAGGCGCGATAGGCTTAGATTAATAAATGACGGGGCAGGATAAGAAAATGGTTGTGTACGATTACCTTTTTCTGACGCGGCTCATTTTGATTGATTACCTCGATGCCCAGCTTAAAGCTGATGATGTGCATCGTCACGTGCAGAAAATTGTTGACCATTTGTTCGAAATAATCGGACGGCGTCTGACCCCACCATTTCTCCAGCACCTTGCGGGGATTCTCAGTAAGCTGGAAGGTGGCATTGGCAAAGGGTACGTGCAGTGTTTTGTAGTGTTTGGAATTGACAAACTCATGATATAATGGTAACAGCAAATAGATACGCATGCTCTCAACATCCGCCGGCGAGGCGACCAGCGAGCCAATCAGCTCCTTGGTCAAATTATCCCAgatctaaaataaaagataagtAGAGATTTAAGCGGATCAACATTTCATAGAGTACACTTACCACCTGCTTGATGCTTTGGTTCTCTACTTTGCGCAGATTATCGAATGCCAGCTGAGCAGATTTCAGATCCAGGCCATAGTTGCGGGCGGAGCAGCCAAAGTGCTTGTCCTGGTCCAATAGAAAGGAACCATTCAGGCATGCCTGGCTCTTAAATATCAGCTCCATGGAATTCAACAGATCCAAATCGCTTTGATCGCCCTCCTTGAAGCGCGCACACTGCCTGGTGGCATCCGCTGTCAGCACCAGAATCTGTGATTTGGGTCTAAATAGAaaataagaatataaataagatGTGGAATGTAATGTGCAAAATATTACTCATAGACGCGACAGTCGGCTGGCGGCACTTTGTCCACAAACAGCGAGGTGGTCACTATAGATTGATCGCCGCCCGAAAATATTTGATGTATGACAACGGATATCTTTTCATCGCTGGACTGCAGCAGGGCTGAACCACTTGGCGACACCCACGGTCCTATCACCACCTGGGGCAGATTTAGGCTCTTGGTGTTGCGCGTGCCCAGCTGTCCGGAGCTGCCCAGGCCAAAGCCGTAGATGCGACCACGCGAGGGCACCAACGCCAAAGTATGCCGGTTACCGCAGGCCACCTGGGAAATGGTGCTGCCCATCAATTCCATAACCATGCGAGGCAGCATCTCATTGGAACTAAAGCCATGACCCAATTGCCCGTAAGCACCAGCACCACAGGTGAATACGCCACCCTCATTGGTAAGAAAAACGGAAAACTCATCGCCGCAGGCCACAAAACGAACGCCA
The sequence above is a segment of the Drosophila virilis strain 15010-1051.87 chromosome 3, Dvir_AGI_RSII-ME, whole genome shotgun sequence genome. Coding sequences within it:
- the LOC6622726 gene encoding translation initiation factor IF-2 isoform X2; this translates as MHFAAAAGSRSAYIKVVRLHLQHIHEPTMEHRASILWIVLLSLLSRALTYQEKASPSQAQARGENLQQTQQQVLGGRGSGSGSVGVGVDTETVGSTRNIEDHLLTSMEGSEHPRQHGPVLPPGVYPWPGYPQVPPQRPWAPPYNPWPYGWGHWGGGGGGGGGGGGGGGGGGGGGYPGYPGNPGYPGYPGNPGNPGYPGYPGYPGPGSGGPGYPGYPYPGYPRYPHYPGYPHYPGYPGYPGYPGYPGYPWYRSTENEELDENAVQPELAQRSIPGSYQARVLASTSNLVAGKSNNNVWPLYHLLNVARV
- the LOC6622726 gene encoding collagen alpha-4(IV) chain isoform X1, with translation MHFAAAAGSRSAYIKVVRLHLQHIHEPTMEHRASILWIVLLSLLSRALTYQEKASPSQAQARGENLQQTQQQVLGGRGSGSGSVGVGVDTETVGSTRNIEDHLLTSMGKAGFKHFVGSSSTTTAKPPVQHQHHYYYTSEGSEHPRQHGPVLPPGVYPWPGYPQVPPQRPWAPPYNPWPYGWGHWGGGGGGGGGGGGGGGGGGGGGYPGYPGNPGYPGYPGNPGNPGYPGYPGYPGPGSGGPGYPGYPYPGYPRYPHYPGYPHYPGYPGYPGYPGYPGYPWYRSTENEELDENAVQPELAQRSIPGSYQARVLASTSNLVAGKSNNNVWPLYHLLNVARV